The Ignisphaera cupida genome has a segment encoding these proteins:
- a CDS encoding branched-chain amino acid ABC transporter permease, translating into MLTSIAYASILAIGCAAITLWYASTRVFNFAHASMVSWGFYITFILYKLFDSSPYLFMPIAALITGLFGIAIYVSVIRRLIQVKASEITLMMVTLGADFVLFAFLNVVIDYLANVYRWDIRSVNIVLKDVTIATIYGVTIKGVYLVAPFSALAFLVSIYMFLNMTSTGIAMRASIENPELSSILGINTDKIYALAWFIGGLLAGFSGGLLTMITQGTSSIGSDLIVLYFAGSIVGGLQNILGGLLGGLLVGLSERLIPYYLSAVFPWIYSYRFAVPLIMLVATLLLYPRGLAGLVERRWR; encoded by the coding sequence GTGCTTACATCAATAGCCTATGCATCTATATTAGCAATTGGATGTGCTGCAATAACCTTGTGGTATGCATCAACACGTGTATTCAACTTTGCACATGCATCTATGGTTAGCTGGGGATTTTACATAACATTTATACTTTATAAGCTTTTTGATTCTTCACCATATTTATTTATGCCTATTGCTGCATTAATTACTGGCTTATTTGGTATTGCCATATATGTTTCGGTAATTAGAAGGTTGATACAGGTTAAAGCATCTGAAATAACACTGATGATGGTTACTTTAGGTGCAGATTTTGTTTTATTTGCTTTTCTAAATGTTGTTATAGATTATCTTGCAAATGTTTACAGATGGGATATTAGAAGTGTAAATATCGTTTTAAAGGATGTTACAATAGCTACAATATATGGTGTTACTATTAAAGGTGTTTACCTAGTAGCACCTTTTTCAGCTCTTGCATTTCTAGTTTCTATATACATGTTTTTGAATATGACAAGCACTGGAATAGCAATGAGGGCTTCTATAGAGAATCCAGAGCTTTCATCAATTCTTGGGATAAATACTGATAAAATCTATGCACTTGCATGGTTTATTGGAGGGTTATTGGCAGGGTTTTCTGGAGGCCTTTTAACAATGATTACACAAGGTACAAGCTCTATAGGTTCTGACTTGATAGTACTCTACTTTGCTGGATCCATTGTTGGAGGTTTGCAAAATATTTTAGGTGGTTTATTAGGTGGGCTTCTTGTTGGATTAAGTGAAAGATTGATTCCATACTATCTCTCAGCTGTTTTTCCATGGATTTACTCATATAGATTTGCAGTACCCTTGATAATGCTTGTAGCAACACTGCTTCTATATCCAAGGGGCTTAGCTGGGTTGGTGGAGAGGAGATGGCGCTAG
- a CDS encoding branched-chain amino acid ABC transporter permease has protein sequence MALESGLTYILMNIILNFSIYLILSLSLNIEVGFTGIPQFGRLTAALVGSIAVGGVIGRVAATLIGAPTGSEFISYNAPIITQINNYLSTHAIASITLLVLAILTAVLLGALIGLLTALPAIRLKESYLGITLLSFGEILRTITYNSPEIIGGTLGIAAPSFFSFTGAYESFAVMLFIVLMAIFCYLIAERISKSPLGRVMRAVRDSELASQVYGRDIMIVRIYAIVIGSSMAALAGALYSIFTKSVRADIFTRYSWTFLPWAYIMLGGVGNNLGVALGVIILTIARSTISIYKYEISELIPIDPVWLEYILIGMVIILLTLFRPQGILPEKPVTTVSKKELEDIKRKVASFTS, from the coding sequence ATGGCGCTAGAATCAGGACTAACATATATATTAATGAACATTATTTTAAATTTCAGCATATACTTAATACTATCACTTAGCCTCAACATAGAAGTTGGGTTTACTGGTATTCCACAATTTGGAAGATTAACAGCAGCATTGGTAGGATCTATAGCTGTTGGTGGTGTAATAGGCAGAGTTGCAGCTACTTTAATAGGAGCTCCTACAGGTAGTGAGTTCATATCTTACAATGCACCAATAATAACACAAATAAACAACTATCTATCTACACATGCTATAGCATCAATTACCCTTTTAGTATTGGCAATTTTGACAGCAGTATTACTTGGAGCCTTAATAGGTTTGCTAACAGCATTGCCTGCAATAAGACTTAAAGAGTCTTATCTAGGTATAACACTATTGTCGTTTGGTGAAATACTTAGAACAATTACATATAACTCTCCTGAAATAATTGGAGGAACATTGGGCATTGCTGCACCATCCTTTTTCAGTTTTACAGGCGCATATGAGAGTTTTGCAGTCATGCTATTCATAGTCTTAATGGCTATTTTCTGCTACTTAATCGCTGAGCGAATAAGTAAATCGCCTTTGGGAAGGGTTATGAGAGCTGTTAGAGATTCTGAGCTCGCTTCACAAGTTTATGGAAGAGATATAATGATTGTAAGAATCTATGCCATTGTTATAGGCTCTTCAATGGCGGCATTAGCAGGAGCTCTCTACTCCATATTTACAAAAAGTGTGAGAGCAGATATCTTCACAAGATACAGCTGGACATTTTTACCATGGGCATACATAATGCTTGGTGGAGTTGGAAACAATCTTGGGGTTGCTCTAGGAGTTATAATACTTACTATAGCTAGAAGCACCATATCCATATACAAGTATGAGATCTCAGAACTTATTCCAATAGACCCTGTTTGGCTAGAGTACATACTAATAGGTATGGTGATAATACTGCTAACTCTCTTTAGACCTCAAGGAATCCTACCAGAAAAGCCTGTAACCACTGTTTCTAAAAAAGAGCTTGAGGACATTAAAAGAAAAGTTGCATCATTCACTAGCTAA
- a CDS encoding ACT domain-containing protein: MSSVSDIVTDVVSSDPIIQQCIGRGIVNYSKLAKMLHPIISQLLGKEVSVDSIKMALIRYSSKAGRERQVRREVLEVLARSSIEIRTDITIVTLRSSALSYVIAFLSKLMSEARFIAIMQSVKTITIVLDRETANEYLTIIKSDDVINVQKDQAAIIIVSPIEIVTTPGVLAYIANVLAQNNINITHIESCYTDTIIILSKNDVEKAFSIIMKHIDSARKRLEKGV; the protein is encoded by the coding sequence TTGTCGTCAGTATCAGATATTGTTACAGATGTTGTTTCCAGTGATCCAATAATTCAACAGTGTATTGGAAGAGGTATTGTTAACTATAGTAAATTAGCAAAAATGTTGCATCCCATAATCTCGCAATTGCTTGGAAAAGAAGTATCTGTTGACTCAATTAAAATGGCCTTAATAAGGTATTCTAGTAAAGCTGGAAGAGAAAGGCAAGTTAGGAGAGAGGTTCTTGAGGTATTAGCAAGATCCTCAATTGAGATAAGAACAGATATAACTATTGTAACACTAAGATCATCTGCGCTTAGCTATGTCATAGCCTTTCTAAGTAAGTTAATGTCCGAAGCTAGATTTATAGCCATAATGCAAAGCGTTAAAACAATAACAATTGTGTTAGATAGGGAAACAGCTAATGAGTACTTAACAATAATAAAGAGTGATGATGTTATTAATGTGCAAAAAGATCAAGCAGCAATAATTATTGTAAGTCCAATTGAAATAGTGACAACTCCAGGGGTCTTAGCCTATATAGCAAATGTGTTAGCGCAAAACAATATAAACATTACTCACATCGAATCATGTTATACAGATACAATAATCATTTTATCTAAAAATGATGTTGAAAAAGCATTTAGCATTATAATGAAGCACATAGATAGTGCAAGAAAAAGACTTGAGAAAGGAGTTTGA
- a CDS encoding argininosuccinate synthase: protein MKVVLAYSGGLDTSTILVLLKKKYNADVITVTVDVGQEDDMKGVEERAYELGASKHYTIDAKKEFAEEYVFKAIKANALYEGKYPLGTALARPLIAKKVAEIAMEENADAVAHGCTGKGNDQVRFDLTLKAYLKPGIKILAPVRELKLTRSVNIKILSEYGYKVPETHKKYSIDENLWSRSIEGGELDDPLKEPGEDAFAWTMPPEKAPDKPAYISIEFDEGIPVKVNDEKMDSVQMIKYLNMFLGSHGFGRIDLIESRVVGLKSREVYEAPAALALIEAHQDLERMVLTPKELRFKRLIDEMWTDLVYQGLWIDPLRTHLESSINSMNKYICGVVKLKVFKGSLSVVGRNSPYSLYSREVIDYNTGWYPSDEEARGFIMIHGMYALTSLKVRNSK, encoded by the coding sequence TTGAAGGTTGTACTAGCGTATTCAGGTGGGTTAGATACTTCAACAATATTAGTGTTGTTGAAGAAAAAATACAATGCTGATGTTATAACAGTTACAGTTGATGTGGGGCAAGAAGATGATATGAAAGGTGTTGAGGAGAGGGCATATGAGCTTGGAGCATCTAAACATTATACCATAGATGCAAAGAAGGAATTTGCTGAAGAGTATGTGTTCAAAGCAATTAAAGCAAACGCTTTGTATGAGGGGAAATACCCACTTGGAACAGCTCTTGCAAGACCATTAATAGCAAAAAAAGTTGCTGAAATAGCTATGGAGGAGAACGCTGATGCTGTAGCACATGGATGTACTGGCAAAGGCAATGACCAAGTCAGATTTGATTTAACCTTGAAAGCATATCTAAAGCCAGGCATAAAGATATTGGCACCTGTTAGAGAGTTGAAGCTAACAAGAAGCGTCAATATAAAGATTCTTAGCGAGTATGGCTACAAAGTTCCTGAAACACATAAGAAGTACAGTATTGATGAAAACTTGTGGTCTAGAAGCATAGAGGGAGGAGAGCTTGATGACCCACTTAAAGAACCAGGTGAAGACGCATTTGCGTGGACCATGCCACCTGAAAAAGCTCCTGATAAGCCAGCTTACATTAGCATAGAATTTGACGAAGGTATTCCAGTTAAGGTGAATGACGAAAAAATGGATTCTGTTCAGATGATAAAATATTTAAACATGTTCTTAGGCTCTCATGGATTTGGCAGAATAGATTTGATAGAGAGCAGAGTTGTTGGATTGAAGAGTAGAGAGGTTTATGAAGCTCCTGCCGCATTGGCATTGATAGAAGCACATCAGGATTTGGAAAGAATGGTTTTAACACCAAAAGAACTAAGATTCAAGAGACTCATTGATGAAATGTGGACTGATTTGGTTTATCAAGGTCTTTGGATAGATCCTTTAAGAACACATTTGGAAAGCTCTATAAACTCTATGAACAAATACATATGTGGTGTGGTTAAATTAAAGGTCTTTAAAGGCTCTTTATCAGTAGTGGGAAGAAACAGTCCATATTCTCTATATTCGAGAGAGGTCATAGACTACAACACTGGGTGGTATCCATCAGATGAGGAGGCTAGAGGATTTATAATGATACATGGAATGTATGCATTAACATCGTTAAAGGTTAGAAATAGTAAGTAA